The nucleotide sequence TTCTTGTGCATGTGTTAAGTTTTGGTTAAATTCACTCTGTTTAATAAAAGTGGGACGTGCCGGTTTGGaagcaggagtcggtacaggaatTATGAGCAGCCCAACCCTGACTCCTGTGATTGCCGCCGGGATGTTTTTCAGttaatgaagaataaggagagcaGCTATAGGCTGTGTAAAGTGCTGGGTGGCTCCTtccagggcggagagagagagagagagagaggagacgaaaTCACGTGAGTTAATGATGCTGCAAACCTCCCAACTCTCGCTCTTTCCCGACAAGATCGTACGGCTCAGAAATCCGGAAAAGCTGCAAATCAGCACAAGTGAATAAGCAACAACACGGCCGATCGAGCTACCGACTCAGAGAAAGGATCACAGTCTTTAAGATGACCACTTTCTTTGCATCCTAAAAGAGAATGTCCAAAAATGAAGCTATTTGTTGCGTCGAAATGAAAGATCGCTCTCGTGTGGAGCACTGAGCAGCTCAGAACTTGTGGAATTCAGTGACTAGCCGCAGTAGTGAGGGGAAATCAACCTGCATTACTggtgcttttttttccccttctcagTTGGATTGTGGCATAAAGAAAATGATGCAGCATCCCCTGGAGCTGGGAGCTCATTACCTACCCCACGAGCCGATCCATGATTATAGGTCACATCGATACAGGAGCTTTATGATCGAGGAGATACTGACTGAACCCCCGGGCTCAGGCAAAGCCACGAATGGGGGAGAGCTCCTCAAATTCGGGGTCCATGCTCTGCTCAACAGTCGGCCCTACCACAGCCATCTAGGTAGGTGGAAAGCTTTGCTAACTCCATAACCTTCCTTTATGTAGGCTACATTGAGATTATTAAAACGTGGTTTGCAAATGACTCTTATCTGCTCTTTCAAAATATTTCTGTTTTTAACAAATTAAAAGTATTTTCCACAGTATACAGTTAGTGCCCAAACACACCAGTAATTTAGTTAGATTATTTCACGGATGGAATATCCATTCTCCAGCGATTACATTGTCAATTTAATTTAACTTTAGGTGGTGATTTGAATTTAATGCGCAAtaaataaacacaaaattgaaTTATCCAGATAAAATAATTAACACAAATCGAAACAGAGAATGAAATAAATGGAAGCAATGTAATGAAATAGTAGACCACAGTAAATATTTTGAAGAGGCGTAGGAAATTAAGTGCGGAAATCCAGGCAATGAAGAAAATCTGCCCGAGCATTGTACGCAGACGGCGATTTTGGCATTATACAATAAATGTTGCATGTGATTCACATGGTATCTGTAATCTAACAAAAAATATATTCGGTGTTTAATTGTCTCTTAATATTACCTAAGATCCCAACCATATTTGCTTAGAATAAACAGTATGTCCCCGGGTCGGAAATATATGGTTGAAAAGTATTCTAACCCCAAAACCCCAGTATAATCGCAGCATTTATTTTGAAGAGGGGAATCTCACCCCTTCCAACACCAACAGACGCATAAATGACCAGTATTGTACTAAACTGAACAGTCTCCAAAAACAACTCTCACTTAAACTAGTAAAAGGTTTTTATTTCACAAAAATGTCACAATCAAAAATCACAATTCTTTTAATCCAGATTCTAAGTAATGTCATTGCGCATTATGGAAAAGAAATTAGCGAATGATGTGGTAAGTTGAATGATTTCCTGTTTCCTACAAGACAACTGGCGTAGAAAGGCGATTTTGTAGTCCTGCTGCGATGGATGGTATTTATGACTTATTACTAAATAAAAGTATACTCAGTGCTATAAAGGAAGGCAAATAATTAACAGTTTCCTATAAAGAACGGAGTGCaatgtaattttaaaatgtttattgcTGGATGTTAATCAATTTATTATCAGCCATTAAATGGCTGCATTGAAGAATTGCGAAATATTAATTATTTTCCAAAAAAGGTCTGAATATATTTTAGAtattaaagtgtttttttttaaatcggatTTTTTTCATATAATCATTACAGCGTAATGCAAGCATTATAGGAAGACTGATGGTTATACGTGAAactgaaaattaaaatattttacgTGGCACattgaaaatgtattttaaaatgtaaCGTTATTTTACTGATATAGACATTATTTTCTTTGTTAAATATACTGCGCAATCATGACATTATATATTGTGTAGACGAAGGCAGGATTAATTTGAATATACTGAATTACAATCTTTGAGTTCAGTACGACATTGGCAGTAACATTTGTGCCCGAAATGCTTGCAGCTGGCCTGAAATCAGATCACGCTGGAGTTTTTAAGTTCCCGCTGGGTCCGATCTCGTGTAACCTTGCCCCTCCATTGGGTTCAGCGTTGGTATCCGGAGGATCGAGCCTGCCCACCGGCCCCGGAGGTCCCCATCTCCCGCTGGATCTGCACCTCCGGTCAAAGCTCGAACAAGGTCCAGAACCAGGAAACAAGGCAAAAAAAGGCAGGAGGAGCCGAACAGTCTTTACAGAACTACAACTAATGGGACTCGAGAAACGATTTGAAAAGCAGAAATATCTATCAACACCAGACAGGTAACTTTGAACATTTTCCCTTTATTTAAAAAGAACATAGGGGTGCTACAAGGCATAGCGTGGCACTTTTTACAGACGTATACAATTCAACAGAGAAAGACACAGTTTGCGCTCTGCTGCCTAACAACATCAAATTTCATATTATTTGAAACATTTAATTACTAACACCAGTTTA is from Heptranchias perlo isolate sHepPer1 chromosome 17, sHepPer1.hap1, whole genome shotgun sequence and encodes:
- the barx1 gene encoding homeobox protein BarH-like 1, yielding MMQHPLELGAHYLPHEPIHDYRSHRYRSFMIEEILTEPPGSGKATNGGELLKFGVHALLNSRPYHSHLAGLKSDHAGVFKFPLGPISCNLAPPLGSALVSGGSSLPTGPGGPHLPLDLHLRSKLEQGPEPGNKAKKGRRSRTVFTELQLMGLEKRFEKQKYLSTPDRIDLAESLGLSQLQVKTWYQNRRMKWKKIVLQGGGLESPTKPKGRPKKNSIPTSEQLSEQEKVKEAEKQIENSPSPSEVNQEE